In Mastigocladopsis repens PCC 10914, a single window of DNA contains:
- a CDS encoding N-acetylmuramoyl-L-alanine amidase codes for MRFRVKTTGWLVVFLVFVGLILGLLLGKAEFLQDRTTLNPETAISSQYPDFQPDIKTVTSNPQTALSSQNSKPQPEVKTATPNPQTALSSPNSKPQPQQKKNPKSKAQKTPNNPVKTTAAFRAYRPRYEISWANPTNFGERFTTDVYGTPINNQPIIVLHETAAPASSVLNFFQTPHDDENVQASYHTMITLDGTVVYIIPPEKRAFGAANSVFDGPLGSETVKTHPQLPPSVNNFAYHVGLETPPSGLENHEQTHSGYTEAQYRSLAWLIAQSNVPDERITTHRTVDRSGQRIDPRSFDFNKFLNVLHSFRGASQIN; via the coding sequence ATGAGATTTAGAGTAAAGACAACTGGATGGCTTGTAGTTTTTCTGGTGTTTGTTGGTCTTATTTTGGGGCTGCTTCTTGGAAAAGCAGAGTTTTTGCAAGACAGAACAACATTAAATCCAGAAACAGCTATTTCTAGTCAATATCCAGACTTCCAACCTGATATCAAAACAGTAACATCAAATCCACAGACGGCTCTCTCGAGTCAAAATTCAAAGCCACAGCCTGAGGTTAAGACAGCAACTCCAAATCCACAGACAGCTCTATCGAGTCCAAATTCAAAGCCGCAACCTCAACAGAAGAAAAACCCAAAGAGCAAAGCCCAAAAGACTCCCAATAACCCAGTCAAGACCACTGCGGCTTTTAGGGCTTACAGACCAAGATACGAGATTTCTTGGGCGAATCCAACTAACTTTGGAGAGCGTTTTACCACAGACGTTTATGGTACACCTATCAACAATCAACCAATCATTGTGCTTCATGAAACCGCTGCACCTGCGTCCAGTGTCCTTAATTTTTTTCAAACTCCTCACGACGATGAGAATGTTCAAGCAAGTTACCACACCATGATTACACTCGATGGGACAGTTGTTTACATAATCCCGCCAGAAAAGCGAGCCTTTGGTGCAGCTAATTCAGTATTTGATGGACCCCTTGGTTCAGAAACTGTGAAGACTCATCCTCAGCTTCCCCCGTCTGTGAATAACTTTGCTTATCACGTCGGTTTAGAAACCCCGCCTTCCGGTTTAGAGAATCACGAACAAACTCATAGCGGCTATACAGAAGCTCAATACCGATCTCTTGCTTGGCTCATTGCTCAAAGTAATGTTCCAGATGAAAGGATTACAACCCATAGAACAGTAGACCGTTCTGGTCAAAGAATTGACCCTAGAAGTTTTGATTTCAATAAGTTTTTGAACGTACTTCATTCCTTCCGTGGGGCGAGTCAAATTAATTAA